The following nucleotide sequence is from bacterium.
AATATTTTGTTTTTATTGGGTTTGTTTATTTCTGTTTCGGCCCAGGCAGCCACATTTTATGCGGCGCCCCATGGTTTGCCAGCTAATCCGGGCATTTCCCCTTTAAATCCCACAACAATTGATCAGGCTATACTTAATGCGGCTAGCGGCGATACCATTCAAATGGCGGCTGGTTTGTATCAAAATGTGGATATTCACGTAGATAAGAGTCTTAACTTTGTAGGCAAGGGCATGGGCTCTACCATATTAACAAGTACGGTTTCTTATCTTTTTAGTATTTATGATCCAACTCGCCAAAATCAACTTAACGTTAACGTGAGTGATTTAACTTTTTTAGGAGATCATCGACAAAATAATTGTGTATATGCCCCAGGCGCAACAAGCGTTAATTTGGCCTATACCATTCGCTTTGGACGGGTAGAGTTTTCGGATTGTGTAAAAGGTATTTTTACTACGGGAATAGCCTCCCTTACCGTAGAAGATTCCAAGTTTTATAATAATATAGACAGTATTTATAGTACTTCGGGAGGGAATTTAACGGTCAATGGATCTGATTTTTATGCCATCAATACAAACCGGATTACAGCTTATGAGCCTCTGGATGGTACTCATTTTGAAATTAACAACAACACGGTTCAGCCTTTAACGGGTTCGGTTTCAACCTTATTTGAACTTATTGGAGCCATTGGTGTGGATACTTATCATAGTGTGGTGATGAATAATAACGATATTGATCAGGCACAAGGTATTAGAATTATTGCATCGGATCAGCATGTGGATGTTGAGTTTAAAAACAACATCATAAAAAACTATGCGGGTATAGGAATGCGTTACGGCGCTTACATTTATTCGTTGGGAGAGGTTACCATTGAAGGTAATGAAATATTTGATTTTGATATGGGTATAGGTATTGGGCGCGCTAATAAAACAAAGGTGGTTAATAATCTTGTTTATAACAATTTAGGTGTTGGTTTTGAGATAAGAGGAGATGATGTAGCGCACGATAATGTTTTGGTGGCTTATAATACGGCAGTTAACAATGCCGTTGGCAATTATGTGGTGGTTGATAGTTGGTCGAGTGCAAAAATTGTTAACAATATATCGGTGGGGTCACCCGTTGGATATTCATGTTCTCGCTTTTTATGGCCCATTGCCCCGCGTGCCAGTCTTGAAACCGTTGATTTTGGCAATAATGTGAGTTTTCAGGATGCTACACCCATGGATACTTCCTTATGCCGTCATATTAACGTTTTGGGTCCGTCCTTGTTTGTAGATCCTCTGTTTGTTTCTTCCACCGATTTTCATTTACAGGCCGGATCTCCACTTATTGATCAGGGACGTGGTTTTTTTATTTCGCGCGATTTTGACGGATACCGGCGTTTGCCCCAAATGAATGATATTGGAGCTTTTGAGTTTCATTAGTACTACGGCCGGCTCTCCAGCGCTAATTTACCGGTTCCCTGGCAGGTGGGGCATTTTTGGGTCATGCCAAAAGTTCTAAAAATAGTGCGGGTGTATTCTTCGTGTTCGTAATTGTGATCGGGATATTTTAAATGGGCCAACTCGTGCGCTAAGGTATCTAAAATTTCTGTGCGTGGAATAGGAAATATTTTTTTTATTTTTGTTTTTCCCCTCGGGGTTTTAACTGTTTGCTGGGTATGGGTAGCTAAAACAATAATGCGGGTTTCAAAATAGACGTTGGCATACACACGCATGATGCGTTTTTTAGTGGGTTTAAATGATCGGATTTGTGTGGGTAAAACCAGGCCCGGCATTTTAGCTTTTGCCTTGCGGATATAGGGCAATACCCACTCCAAACGGGGAGAGGTCTTAATACGCAGAGCCGTTTCCTTCTTTTTAGTAACCATAAACTATTGAGATTATTATAGAATATAATGCCCCTCCCATGAAAGACTAAAAAAAATATTATGTGATGGACGTAACGCAGCGCGATTTACTAGTATAAACAGGTACTTGTGCGTATGTTGGAAGAATAAGATGAAGAAAAAATCTAAAAAAATTGTCCTGGGAGTTACCGGCGGTATTGCCTGTTACAAGGCTTGTGAACTAACACGTCTTTTAAAAACCGAAGGGCATGATGTGCATGTAGTGATGACCAAAGCCGCTAAAGAATTTGTAACGCCCCTTACATTTCAGGCCCTCTCCCTTAATAAAGTTCACGACGACATTTTTAATTTAACGCAAGAATCCGAAATGGGGCATATCGAGCTGGCTGATACGGCCGATTTAATTGTGATTGCTCCGGCCACAGCTAACTTTTTAGCGAAAACAGCGCATGGTTTGGCCGATGATCTCTTATCCACCATCATACTTGTGACCAAAGCCCCCATTCTGCTGGCTCCTGCTATGAATGTGAATATGTGGGATAACGCGGCCACAAAGGATAATGTAACTCTTCTTAAAAAACGTGGTTTTCACTTTGCAGGACCTGCTAAGGGCGATTTGGCGTGCGGCTGGGAAGGGTATGGGAGGCTTGCGGAACCTAAGGATATTGTTAAATCTATTCAGGCCATCATCAAATAGCTTCTACTTAAAGTGCGTTCGATGATTCGTGCGATCGTGCGATCGAATGAAAAAAACGAACGTACGAACGCACGAATGTACGATCGTACGAATAAAACAATTCTGATCACTGCCGGACCAACTCAGGAAAAACTGGATCCTGTGCGCTACATTTCTAATTATTCGTCTGGGAAAATGGGTTTTGCTTTGGCAGAAGCCGCACTTGGTTTAGGTTATGAGGTAATTCTTGTCTCCGGTCCTGTTTCTTTATCTGCTCCTAAAAAAGCAAAACTGATAAATGTGACCAGTGCACGCGAGATGTATGACGCAGTGATGACGCAGTATAAAAAGGCAGATATCCTCATGATGGTGGCGGCTGTGGCCGATTATCGTCCTGTTAAATCCTCCAAAACGAAAATTAAAAAGAAGAAAGAGACGCTCACTTTAAAACTGGTTAAAAATCCGGATATACTCAAGGCTCTTGGTGCTAAACGACGTGCAAACCAGACTCTGGTTGGCTTTGCGGCCGAGACCAATCATCACGAAAAACATGCCCTCAAAAAATTAAAAGAGAAAAAATGTGATTATATTGTGATGAATAATGTGGCGCGTTCGGACATTGGCTTTCAATCCGATAACAATGAAGTGATTGTGTTTGGGAAAAATAATATTTCGTATAATTTACGACGCGCTTCTAAGATAAATATTGCGAAAATGATTTTAAAAATTGTTACTTAAGCGCAACCCCCCAACCCTCCAGCACTTTCGTTTCTTCTTCGGCACTCATCACCTTTTTAAATTTTGCACCCGAAACCCCTTTCACGCGCGCTTCGCATTCGGCCCAGTTGGCATGACGCATGGCGGTTTGCCCTAAAAGACTTAAATAAGCATAGGGAGCAGATGGTTTAGATGATTTTCCTGTCATTTCGGGAATAGGAGCAAAAGGCGGGAGTGTTTTGATATCAAAGTGATAGCGGGCGGCAGGGCCTTTGTAGAGTTCGATGGATTTGTTTTGTGAGAAAGCCACCGCAATTTCATCCACGCGTTCGTTGCCTTTAATTCCGGTATGGCCTCGTACGTATCTCCATTCAATATTTTTGGACCCAACACGCATCACGGCTTTGTCTAATGCTTCCCACAGATCAGCATTTAAAACTTCTTTTCCTTCGGCTGTTTTCCAGCCTCGCTTTTTCCATCCAAAAATCCACGCGGTGATTCCTTTAAGGACGTAAGCTGAATCTGTTAGAATAATTATTTGCTCATCATTTTTATTTAAACTGTTCAATCCTTCTATCACACCGGTGAGTTCCATTTTATTATTGGTGGAACGAGAATCGCCGCCGCCCAGTTCATAGACGTCTCCCGTGGGTAAGCTTACAATAGCTCCCCACCCGGAAGGGCCCGGATTTCCTGAGCTGGCGCCATCGGCGTAGATAATGATTTTGTCCATTTTTAAAACTCCATTTTGGCTAGCCAAGAGGTGGCCGGTTGAATACTAAGCCCACTGGGGTAGTCTTTAGCTTTTGTGGTTTTATAGACCAGTTGAATGAGGCTTTTATTTTTAAAAAATGGCCCCAAGCTTTTAAAAGAAGGTGACGGTGTGGTGTCGGCCCATTTGGCTTCGATAAGAGTGTGGATTTTTTGGTTATGTGTAATTAAAAAATCAATTTCGTGGCCTTCTTTATTTTTCACATACCATAAATCGTAATTTTCACCCAGGGCATCTTCCCTATAATGAATTTCTTTGAGCAGAGACAGCGCGACCAGATTTTCAAATTTTATTCCGTCATCCCCTGCAATTTGAGCTGTATCGTAAAAATAATATTTGGGCATTTTGTTTAGCGTTCGGGTTAAATTTTTATGATAGGGCTTAATGCTAAAAATAACAAACATCGATTCTAAGATAGTAAGCCAATGTTTGACGGTTTTGTCACTTACTTGCAAATCACCTGCAAGCGAGCTGTAGGATACGGGGGATCCCACCCGATGACGCAAAAGTTCAATTAAGGTTTCAATTTGGGTAATGCTGCGGATATTTTCAAGATCAAGCAAATCCTGGCGCAGGATGATATCGAGATGTGTTTTTTTCCAGCGCTTGTAATAAACGATGTCACCTTCCAGGTAGGGTTCGGGAAAACCGCTTACTAAAAGCAGTTTGTTAATTTCGTTTTCCAGATTTTCTGGTTTTAAAATCTGGCTAATTTCCTTGATGTCGAGGGGGTATAGGCGGTACGAAAAATAACGGCCTGCCAGAGAATCACCCACTTTGCGGTATGTGTCCAGCTTGGAGCTGCCGGTAACTACTATCTTTTGTTTTTTCTCCTGGGTATCCACAATGCCTTTAAGCCAGTTTTTCCATTTTTTCATTTTATGGATTTCATCAAAGACCACGAGAGGAAGCGATTTATCCCAGGCTTCATCTATCATCTGCAGGCGATGGGCTTTTGAATCGTAATTGAGATAGTCGTGTGATTTATCCAGAGAACGAGCCAGCGTGGTTTTTCCGGTTTGGCGAGGCCCCGCAATAAAAACCATTTTGCGTGTTAGGTCTTTTATAATAGAGGGAGTGATCAAGCGGTTCATTTGGCCATTCTGAACAGTACTCCGAAAAAGTCAAGGCTTATTCGGATATGGGTCCGAAAAAGTCGAAATGGTAATGATTACAGCCTGGTAGCAGTTCCCACATTTCGGGCCTATTTTGGAAGCAACGATCATCCCCAATATGCCGATAATAAAACTGTTGGGGAGGAATTTATTTATGAGCACAAAAAATACAATAGGTTATGCCGATTTGTCTATGCTGGCGCAAGATTATGTGGTGGGTTATGGAGATCAAAAAATCAGCAATGTGGCTACTTTGCGTACAACGGTGGATGTTGACGGTAATTTTGAAATCAGTAAAGATGAGTGGGATGCGGCCATTGCCAGTGGTTCTATCGATTGGCTGATTGATCCATTTCGTAAAGATGAATTTCATTTACAGGGTTCAGGTCTTTTTTATGAAATTGGCCCCCAAGTTGCAGCCCAGCCCAGCCCAGCCCAGCCCAGCCCAGCCCAGCCCAGCCCAGCCCAGCCCAGCCCAGCCCAGCCCCTTCTGCTGATGTAACTAATCCCGGAACAGCCCCACTTGATACCGGCCCTGTTTATGCCGATCCCATGCCCTTGCCATTGCCGCTTGAAGAGGACGATGGGTTTTGTGATTCAACTTTGGGGAGTATGGTGTGTGCTACAAATGGTTTTTATGATGGGGAAGAGGTGTGTGCTACAAATGGTTTTTATGATGGGGAAGAGGTAGGTGATTATAAAGGTATAGCTGTTAATCAGGGGGAAACTGTTACAATTTGGAGACTCTCCGAGGATAGAGGAGGCATCAAAATTGAAGCTAGCAGAGGTTATTATCCAAGTGAACCTATTAAATACTTTGTAACATATTCAGATAGTGCATCTATAAGTAAGGAAAGAT
It contains:
- a CDS encoding right-handed parallel beta-helix repeat-containing protein, with protein sequence MKNILFLLGLFISVSAQAATFYAAPHGLPANPGISPLNPTTIDQAILNAASGDTIQMAAGLYQNVDIHVDKSLNFVGKGMGSTILTSTVSYLFSIYDPTRQNQLNVNVSDLTFLGDHRQNNCVYAPGATSVNLAYTIRFGRVEFSDCVKGIFTTGIASLTVEDSKFYNNIDSIYSTSGGNLTVNGSDFYAINTNRITAYEPLDGTHFEINNNTVQPLTGSVSTLFELIGAIGVDTYHSVVMNNNDIDQAQGIRIIASDQHVDVEFKNNIIKNYAGIGMRYGAYIYSLGEVTIEGNEIFDFDMGIGIGRANKTKVVNNLVYNNLGVGFEIRGDDVAHDNVLVAYNTAVNNAVGNYVVVDSWSSAKIVNNISVGSPVGYSCSRFLWPIAPRASLETVDFGNNVSFQDATPMDTSLCRHINVLGPSLFVDPLFVSSTDFHLQAGSPLIDQGRGFFISRDFDGYRRLPQMNDIGAFEFH
- a CDS encoding viroplasmin family protein, giving the protein MDKIIIYADGASSGNPGPSGWGAIVSLPTGDVYELGGGDSRSTNNKMELTGVIEGLNSLNKNDEQIIILTDSAYVLKGITAWIFGWKKRGWKTAEGKEVLNADLWEALDKAVMRVGSKNIEWRYVRGHTGIKGNERVDEIAVAFSQNKSIELYKGPAARYHFDIKTLPPFAPIPEMTGKSSKPSAPYAYLSLLGQTAMRHANWAECEARVKGVSGAKFKKVMSAEEETKVLEGWGVALK
- a CDS encoding ATP-binding protein; protein product: MNRLITPSIIKDLTRKMVFIAGPRQTGKTTLARSLDKSHDYLNYDSKAHRLQMIDEAWDKSLPLVVFDEIHKMKKWKNWLKGIVDTQEKKQKIVVTGSSKLDTYRKVGDSLAGRYFSYRLYPLDIKEISQILKPENLENEINKLLLVSGFPEPYLEGDIVYYKRWKKTHLDIILRQDLLDLENIRSITQIETLIELLRHRVGSPVSYSSLAGDLQVSDKTVKHWLTILESMFVIFSIKPYHKNLTRTLNKMPKYYFYDTAQIAGDDGIKFENLVALSLLKEIHYREDALGENYDLWYVKNKEGHEIDFLITHNQKIHTLIEAKWADTTPSPSFKSLGPFFKNKSLIQLVYKTTKAKDYPSGLSIQPATSWLAKMEF